In the Telopea speciosissima isolate NSW1024214 ecotype Mountain lineage chromosome 2, Tspe_v1, whole genome shotgun sequence genome, one interval contains:
- the LOC122649746 gene encoding uncharacterized protein LOC122649746 — translation MEAQTQFHLRHQIQAITTRHLRSHTTRPSLYSTLSCHYSWPAQSFQNEITFTGLSARLRLPESVALVASSKREVESGLVTETGAEEEEAEINSEEWEKLGYEVYEEGRGDKRCGEKKGIVEVMECLEEEAILGSDQGREPTDYNRRARIFDKSSRVFQALKQRSNAF, via the coding sequence ATGGAAGCCCAGACACAGTTTCATCTCCGTCATCAAATTCAAGCCATCACCACTCGCCATCTCCGAAGCCATACTACTAGACCTTCACTTTATTCAACGTTATCTTGTCACTATTCCTGGCCAGCTCAGtcttttcaaaatgaaattaCATTTACAGGTTTATCGGCAAGATTGAGATTGCCGGAATCTGTAGCTCTGGTTGCATCATCGAAGCGAGAAGTGGAATCAGGACTTGTCACAGAAACAggagctgaagaagaagaagctgaaatTAACTCAGAGGAATGGGAGAAGTTAGGATATGAGGTTTATGAGGAAGGGAGAGGGGATAAGAGATGTGGGGAGAAGAAAGGAATAGTGGAAGTAATGGAGTGCTTGGAAGAAGAAGCAATCCTTGGGAGTGACCAGGGGAGAGAGCCCACCGATTACAATCGCAGGGCACGTATCTTCGACAAGAGCTCTCGGGTCTTCCAGGCTCTCAAGCAACGCAGCAACGCTTTCTAG